The following coding sequences lie in one Vanacampus margaritifer isolate UIUO_Vmar chromosome 16, RoL_Vmar_1.0, whole genome shotgun sequence genomic window:
- the LOC144036010 gene encoding multidrug and toxin extrusion protein 1-like isoform X1, whose product MTRFTLRLPDEYKRETLHLLKLAGPVFISQMMSFLIGFVSLVFCGHLGKSELAGVALAIAVINVSGISIGSGLASACDTLISQTYGSGNMKPVGVILQRGILILLLACFPCWAILLNTQPLLLAVGQSANVARLSQLYVNIFMPALPAAFMYQLQGRYLQNQGIMWPQVVSAAACNVFNAIINYVFLAVLDLGVAGSAAANAISQYSLMVFLFVYINARGLHKVTWDGWSLDSLREWGPFLRLALPSMLMTCLEWWLYEIAGFLAGLISEVELGAESILYQLATMVYMFPMGFSIAASVRVGNALGAGNTEQAKLSGKVSVTCAMVVSCFTGTFLAVSRNFIAYIFTTDKDIVARVANVLMMYSVTHVADAFAAVMGGIVRGAGKQMVGAVCSLVGFYVVGFPIGVSLMFPINLGIFGLWGGFLVCVVLQALFYTVYLCKLNWKKATLEALERAGVHVRKQDKIFVIDHKGISAENKKTCEQQMSTPASNLSSPEQSEPDRTTPSPVWQLVLRRGLAVLVMVAILGVGVFVSRFLVTLQSS is encoded by the exons TTCATTTCTCAGATGATGAGCTTTCTGATCGGCTTTGTCAGCCTGGTGTTCTGCGGTCACCTGGGAAAAAGCGAGCTGGCCGGCGTGGCGTTAGCGATAGCG GTAATAAACGTCTCGGGTATTTCAATCGGCAGCGGCCTGGCGTCGGCATGCGATACGCTCATATCTCAG ACTTATGGTAGCGGCAATATGAAGCCGGTGGGTGTGATCCTGCAGAGGGGCATCCTCATCCTGCTGTTGGCCTGCTTTCCCTGCTGGGCCATCCTGCTCAATACGCAGCCCCTCCTGCTGGCCGTCGGCCAGAGCGCCAATGTCGCCAG GCTCTCTCAGCTCTACGTCAACATCTTCATGCCGGCTTTACCC GCTGCCTTCATGTACCAGCTGCAGGGAAGGTATCTTCAGAATCAG GGTATCATGTGGCCTCAGGTGGTCTCGGCAGCCGCCTGCAACGTTTTCAATGCAATCATCAACTACGTCTTCCTGGCAGTGCTGGATCTCGGGGTGGC TGGGTCAGCGGCCGCTAACGCCATCTCGCAGTACTCCTTGAtggtatttttgtttgtgtacatAAACGCCAGGGGTCTTCACAAAGTCACATGGGATG GTTGGTCGCTCGACAGCTTGCGTGAGTGGGGTCCCTTCCTGCGTCTGGCGCTGCCCAGCATGCTGATGACGTGTCTGGAGTGGTGGCTGTACGAAATCGCCGGCTTCCTGGCCGGTTTGATCAGCGAGGTGGAGCTGGGAGCCGAGTCCATCCTGTACCAGCTGGCCACCATGGTCTATATG TTCCCGATGGGCTTTTCCATAGCAGCCAGCGTTCGTGTGGGAAACGCTCTCGGGGCCGGAAACACCGAGCAAGCAAAACTGAGCGGGAAGGTGTCCGTCACATGCGCAA TGGTGGTCTCGTGCTTCACCGGAACGTTCCTGGCTGTGTCCCGCAACTTCATCGCTTACATTTTCACCACAGACAA GGACATAGTGGCGAGAGTAGCGAATGTTTTAATGATGTACAGCGTCACCCACGTGGCGGATGCCTTCGCG GCCGTGATGGGAGGAATCGTCCGGGGCGCCGGGAAGCAAATGGTGGGCGCGGTGTGCAGTTTGGTGGGGTTCTACGTGGTGGGCTTCCCCATCGGAGTGTCGCTCATGTTCCCCATCAACTTGGGAATCTTTG GACTGTGGGGGGGATTCCTGGTTTGTGTGGTGCTGCAGGCCCTCTTTTACACCGTCTATTTGTGCAAGCTCAACTGGAAAAAAGCCACATTGGAG GCGCTGGAACGTGCTGGAGTTCATGTTAGAAAACAAGACAAGATCTTTGTCATCGACCACAAAGGTATATctgcagaaaacaaaaaaa CATGTGAACAGCAGATGAGCACCCCTGCGTCCAACCTTTCGAGTCCGGAACAATCTGAGCCGGACAGAACTACACCGTCGCCAGTCTGGCAACTGGTACTACGTCGCGGCCTGGCGGTTCTCGTCATGGTCGCCATCCTCGGGGTCGGAGTGTTCGTCAGCAGGTTCCTGGTCACACTGCAGTCGTCGTGA
- the LOC144036010 gene encoding multidrug and toxin extrusion protein 1-like isoform X2 translates to MTRFTLRLPDEYKRETLHLLKLAGPVFISQMMSFLIGFVSLVFCGHLGKSELAGVALAIAVINVSGISIGSGLASACDTLISQTYGSGNMKPVGVILQRGILILLLACFPCWAILLNTQPLLLAVGQSANVARLSQLYVNIFMPALPAAFMYQLQGRYLQNQGIMWPQVVSAAACNVFNAIINYVFLAVLDLGVAGSAAANAISQYSLMVFLFVYINARGLHKVTWDGWSLDSLREWGPFLRLALPSMLMTCLEWWLYEIAGFLAGLISEVELGAESILYQLATMVYMFPMGFSIAASVRVGNALGAGNTEQAKLSGKVSVTCAMVVSCFTGTFLAVSRNFIAYIFTTDKDIVARVANVLMMYSVTHVADAFAAVMGGIVRGAGKQMVGAVCSLVGFYVVGFPIGVSLMFPINLGIFGLWGGFLVCVVLQALFYTVYLCKLNWKKATLEALERAGVHVRKQDKIFVIDHKACEQQMSTPASNLSSPEQSEPDRTTPSPVWQLVLRRGLAVLVMVAILGVGVFVSRFLVTLQSS, encoded by the exons TTCATTTCTCAGATGATGAGCTTTCTGATCGGCTTTGTCAGCCTGGTGTTCTGCGGTCACCTGGGAAAAAGCGAGCTGGCCGGCGTGGCGTTAGCGATAGCG GTAATAAACGTCTCGGGTATTTCAATCGGCAGCGGCCTGGCGTCGGCATGCGATACGCTCATATCTCAG ACTTATGGTAGCGGCAATATGAAGCCGGTGGGTGTGATCCTGCAGAGGGGCATCCTCATCCTGCTGTTGGCCTGCTTTCCCTGCTGGGCCATCCTGCTCAATACGCAGCCCCTCCTGCTGGCCGTCGGCCAGAGCGCCAATGTCGCCAG GCTCTCTCAGCTCTACGTCAACATCTTCATGCCGGCTTTACCC GCTGCCTTCATGTACCAGCTGCAGGGAAGGTATCTTCAGAATCAG GGTATCATGTGGCCTCAGGTGGTCTCGGCAGCCGCCTGCAACGTTTTCAATGCAATCATCAACTACGTCTTCCTGGCAGTGCTGGATCTCGGGGTGGC TGGGTCAGCGGCCGCTAACGCCATCTCGCAGTACTCCTTGAtggtatttttgtttgtgtacatAAACGCCAGGGGTCTTCACAAAGTCACATGGGATG GTTGGTCGCTCGACAGCTTGCGTGAGTGGGGTCCCTTCCTGCGTCTGGCGCTGCCCAGCATGCTGATGACGTGTCTGGAGTGGTGGCTGTACGAAATCGCCGGCTTCCTGGCCGGTTTGATCAGCGAGGTGGAGCTGGGAGCCGAGTCCATCCTGTACCAGCTGGCCACCATGGTCTATATG TTCCCGATGGGCTTTTCCATAGCAGCCAGCGTTCGTGTGGGAAACGCTCTCGGGGCCGGAAACACCGAGCAAGCAAAACTGAGCGGGAAGGTGTCCGTCACATGCGCAA TGGTGGTCTCGTGCTTCACCGGAACGTTCCTGGCTGTGTCCCGCAACTTCATCGCTTACATTTTCACCACAGACAA GGACATAGTGGCGAGAGTAGCGAATGTTTTAATGATGTACAGCGTCACCCACGTGGCGGATGCCTTCGCG GCCGTGATGGGAGGAATCGTCCGGGGCGCCGGGAAGCAAATGGTGGGCGCGGTGTGCAGTTTGGTGGGGTTCTACGTGGTGGGCTTCCCCATCGGAGTGTCGCTCATGTTCCCCATCAACTTGGGAATCTTTG GACTGTGGGGGGGATTCCTGGTTTGTGTGGTGCTGCAGGCCCTCTTTTACACCGTCTATTTGTGCAAGCTCAACTGGAAAAAAGCCACATTGGAG GCGCTGGAACGTGCTGGAGTTCATGTTAGAAAACAAGACAAGATCTTTGTCATCGACCACAAAG CATGTGAACAGCAGATGAGCACCCCTGCGTCCAACCTTTCGAGTCCGGAACAATCTGAGCCGGACAGAACTACACCGTCGCCAGTCTGGCAACTGGTACTACGTCGCGGCCTGGCGGTTCTCGTCATGGTCGCCATCCTCGGGGTCGGAGTGTTCGTCAGCAGGTTCCTGGTCACACTGCAGTCGTCGTGA
- the LOC144036010 gene encoding multidrug and toxin extrusion protein 1-like isoform X3 produces MMSFLIGFVSLVFCGHLGKSELAGVALAIAVINVSGISIGSGLASACDTLISQTYGSGNMKPVGVILQRGILILLLACFPCWAILLNTQPLLLAVGQSANVARLSQLYVNIFMPALPAAFMYQLQGRYLQNQGIMWPQVVSAAACNVFNAIINYVFLAVLDLGVAGSAAANAISQYSLMVFLFVYINARGLHKVTWDGWSLDSLREWGPFLRLALPSMLMTCLEWWLYEIAGFLAGLISEVELGAESILYQLATMVYMFPMGFSIAASVRVGNALGAGNTEQAKLSGKVSVTCAMVVSCFTGTFLAVSRNFIAYIFTTDKDIVARVANVLMMYSVTHVADAFAAVMGGIVRGAGKQMVGAVCSLVGFYVVGFPIGVSLMFPINLGIFGLWGGFLVCVVLQALFYTVYLCKLNWKKATLEALERAGVHVRKQDKIFVIDHKGISAENKKTCEQQMSTPASNLSSPEQSEPDRTTPSPVWQLVLRRGLAVLVMVAILGVGVFVSRFLVTLQSS; encoded by the exons ATGATGAGCTTTCTGATCGGCTTTGTCAGCCTGGTGTTCTGCGGTCACCTGGGAAAAAGCGAGCTGGCCGGCGTGGCGTTAGCGATAGCG GTAATAAACGTCTCGGGTATTTCAATCGGCAGCGGCCTGGCGTCGGCATGCGATACGCTCATATCTCAG ACTTATGGTAGCGGCAATATGAAGCCGGTGGGTGTGATCCTGCAGAGGGGCATCCTCATCCTGCTGTTGGCCTGCTTTCCCTGCTGGGCCATCCTGCTCAATACGCAGCCCCTCCTGCTGGCCGTCGGCCAGAGCGCCAATGTCGCCAG GCTCTCTCAGCTCTACGTCAACATCTTCATGCCGGCTTTACCC GCTGCCTTCATGTACCAGCTGCAGGGAAGGTATCTTCAGAATCAG GGTATCATGTGGCCTCAGGTGGTCTCGGCAGCCGCCTGCAACGTTTTCAATGCAATCATCAACTACGTCTTCCTGGCAGTGCTGGATCTCGGGGTGGC TGGGTCAGCGGCCGCTAACGCCATCTCGCAGTACTCCTTGAtggtatttttgtttgtgtacatAAACGCCAGGGGTCTTCACAAAGTCACATGGGATG GTTGGTCGCTCGACAGCTTGCGTGAGTGGGGTCCCTTCCTGCGTCTGGCGCTGCCCAGCATGCTGATGACGTGTCTGGAGTGGTGGCTGTACGAAATCGCCGGCTTCCTGGCCGGTTTGATCAGCGAGGTGGAGCTGGGAGCCGAGTCCATCCTGTACCAGCTGGCCACCATGGTCTATATG TTCCCGATGGGCTTTTCCATAGCAGCCAGCGTTCGTGTGGGAAACGCTCTCGGGGCCGGAAACACCGAGCAAGCAAAACTGAGCGGGAAGGTGTCCGTCACATGCGCAA TGGTGGTCTCGTGCTTCACCGGAACGTTCCTGGCTGTGTCCCGCAACTTCATCGCTTACATTTTCACCACAGACAA GGACATAGTGGCGAGAGTAGCGAATGTTTTAATGATGTACAGCGTCACCCACGTGGCGGATGCCTTCGCG GCCGTGATGGGAGGAATCGTCCGGGGCGCCGGGAAGCAAATGGTGGGCGCGGTGTGCAGTTTGGTGGGGTTCTACGTGGTGGGCTTCCCCATCGGAGTGTCGCTCATGTTCCCCATCAACTTGGGAATCTTTG GACTGTGGGGGGGATTCCTGGTTTGTGTGGTGCTGCAGGCCCTCTTTTACACCGTCTATTTGTGCAAGCTCAACTGGAAAAAAGCCACATTGGAG GCGCTGGAACGTGCTGGAGTTCATGTTAGAAAACAAGACAAGATCTTTGTCATCGACCACAAAGGTATATctgcagaaaacaaaaaaa CATGTGAACAGCAGATGAGCACCCCTGCGTCCAACCTTTCGAGTCCGGAACAATCTGAGCCGGACAGAACTACACCGTCGCCAGTCTGGCAACTGGTACTACGTCGCGGCCTGGCGGTTCTCGTCATGGTCGCCATCCTCGGGGTCGGAGTGTTCGTCAGCAGGTTCCTGGTCACACTGCAGTCGTCGTGA
- the LOC144036010 gene encoding multidrug and toxin extrusion protein 1-like isoform X5: protein MTRFTLRLPDEYKRETLHLLKLAGPVFISQMMSFLIGFVSLVFCGHLGKSELAGVALAIAVINVSGISIGSGLASACDTLISQTYGSGNMKPVGVILQRGILILLLACFPCWAILLNTQPLLLAVGQSANVARLSQLYVNIFMPALPAAFMYQLQGRYLQNQGIMWPQVVSAAACNVFNAIINYVFLAVLDLGVAGSAAANAISQYSLMVFLFVYINARGLHKVTWDGWSLDSLREWGPFLRLALPSMLMTCLEWWLYEIAGFLAGLISEVELGAESILYQLATMVYMFPMGFSIAASVRVGNALGAGNTEQAKLSGKVSVTCAMVVSCFTGTFLAVSRNFIAYIFTTDKDIVARVANVLMMYSVTHVADAFAAVMGGIVRGAGKQMVGAVCSLVGFYVVGFPIGVSLMFPINLGIFGPLLHRLFVQAQLEKSHIGGAGTCWSSC, encoded by the exons TTCATTTCTCAGATGATGAGCTTTCTGATCGGCTTTGTCAGCCTGGTGTTCTGCGGTCACCTGGGAAAAAGCGAGCTGGCCGGCGTGGCGTTAGCGATAGCG GTAATAAACGTCTCGGGTATTTCAATCGGCAGCGGCCTGGCGTCGGCATGCGATACGCTCATATCTCAG ACTTATGGTAGCGGCAATATGAAGCCGGTGGGTGTGATCCTGCAGAGGGGCATCCTCATCCTGCTGTTGGCCTGCTTTCCCTGCTGGGCCATCCTGCTCAATACGCAGCCCCTCCTGCTGGCCGTCGGCCAGAGCGCCAATGTCGCCAG GCTCTCTCAGCTCTACGTCAACATCTTCATGCCGGCTTTACCC GCTGCCTTCATGTACCAGCTGCAGGGAAGGTATCTTCAGAATCAG GGTATCATGTGGCCTCAGGTGGTCTCGGCAGCCGCCTGCAACGTTTTCAATGCAATCATCAACTACGTCTTCCTGGCAGTGCTGGATCTCGGGGTGGC TGGGTCAGCGGCCGCTAACGCCATCTCGCAGTACTCCTTGAtggtatttttgtttgtgtacatAAACGCCAGGGGTCTTCACAAAGTCACATGGGATG GTTGGTCGCTCGACAGCTTGCGTGAGTGGGGTCCCTTCCTGCGTCTGGCGCTGCCCAGCATGCTGATGACGTGTCTGGAGTGGTGGCTGTACGAAATCGCCGGCTTCCTGGCCGGTTTGATCAGCGAGGTGGAGCTGGGAGCCGAGTCCATCCTGTACCAGCTGGCCACCATGGTCTATATG TTCCCGATGGGCTTTTCCATAGCAGCCAGCGTTCGTGTGGGAAACGCTCTCGGGGCCGGAAACACCGAGCAAGCAAAACTGAGCGGGAAGGTGTCCGTCACATGCGCAA TGGTGGTCTCGTGCTTCACCGGAACGTTCCTGGCTGTGTCCCGCAACTTCATCGCTTACATTTTCACCACAGACAA GGACATAGTGGCGAGAGTAGCGAATGTTTTAATGATGTACAGCGTCACCCACGTGGCGGATGCCTTCGCG GCCGTGATGGGAGGAATCGTCCGGGGCGCCGGGAAGCAAATGGTGGGCGCGGTGTGCAGTTTGGTGGGGTTCTACGTGGTGGGCTTCCCCATCGGAGTGTCGCTCATGTTCCCCATCAACTTGGGAATCTTTG GCCCTCTTTTACACCGTCTATTTGTGCAAGCTCAACTGGAAAAAAGCCACATTGGAG GCGCTGGAACGTGCTGGAGTTCATGTTAG
- the LOC144036010 gene encoding multidrug and toxin extrusion protein 1-like isoform X4, translated as MKPVGVILQRGILILLLACFPCWAILLNTQPLLLAVGQSANVARLSQLYVNIFMPALPAAFMYQLQGRYLQNQGIMWPQVVSAAACNVFNAIINYVFLAVLDLGVAGSAAANAISQYSLMVFLFVYINARGLHKVTWDGWSLDSLREWGPFLRLALPSMLMTCLEWWLYEIAGFLAGLISEVELGAESILYQLATMVYMFPMGFSIAASVRVGNALGAGNTEQAKLSGKVSVTCAMVVSCFTGTFLAVSRNFIAYIFTTDKDIVARVANVLMMYSVTHVADAFAAVMGGIVRGAGKQMVGAVCSLVGFYVVGFPIGVSLMFPINLGIFGLWGGFLVCVVLQALFYTVYLCKLNWKKATLEALERAGVHVRKQDKIFVIDHKGISAENKKTCEQQMSTPASNLSSPEQSEPDRTTPSPVWQLVLRRGLAVLVMVAILGVGVFVSRFLVTLQSS; from the exons ATGAAGCCGGTGGGTGTGATCCTGCAGAGGGGCATCCTCATCCTGCTGTTGGCCTGCTTTCCCTGCTGGGCCATCCTGCTCAATACGCAGCCCCTCCTGCTGGCCGTCGGCCAGAGCGCCAATGTCGCCAG GCTCTCTCAGCTCTACGTCAACATCTTCATGCCGGCTTTACCC GCTGCCTTCATGTACCAGCTGCAGGGAAGGTATCTTCAGAATCAG GGTATCATGTGGCCTCAGGTGGTCTCGGCAGCCGCCTGCAACGTTTTCAATGCAATCATCAACTACGTCTTCCTGGCAGTGCTGGATCTCGGGGTGGC TGGGTCAGCGGCCGCTAACGCCATCTCGCAGTACTCCTTGAtggtatttttgtttgtgtacatAAACGCCAGGGGTCTTCACAAAGTCACATGGGATG GTTGGTCGCTCGACAGCTTGCGTGAGTGGGGTCCCTTCCTGCGTCTGGCGCTGCCCAGCATGCTGATGACGTGTCTGGAGTGGTGGCTGTACGAAATCGCCGGCTTCCTGGCCGGTTTGATCAGCGAGGTGGAGCTGGGAGCCGAGTCCATCCTGTACCAGCTGGCCACCATGGTCTATATG TTCCCGATGGGCTTTTCCATAGCAGCCAGCGTTCGTGTGGGAAACGCTCTCGGGGCCGGAAACACCGAGCAAGCAAAACTGAGCGGGAAGGTGTCCGTCACATGCGCAA TGGTGGTCTCGTGCTTCACCGGAACGTTCCTGGCTGTGTCCCGCAACTTCATCGCTTACATTTTCACCACAGACAA GGACATAGTGGCGAGAGTAGCGAATGTTTTAATGATGTACAGCGTCACCCACGTGGCGGATGCCTTCGCG GCCGTGATGGGAGGAATCGTCCGGGGCGCCGGGAAGCAAATGGTGGGCGCGGTGTGCAGTTTGGTGGGGTTCTACGTGGTGGGCTTCCCCATCGGAGTGTCGCTCATGTTCCCCATCAACTTGGGAATCTTTG GACTGTGGGGGGGATTCCTGGTTTGTGTGGTGCTGCAGGCCCTCTTTTACACCGTCTATTTGTGCAAGCTCAACTGGAAAAAAGCCACATTGGAG GCGCTGGAACGTGCTGGAGTTCATGTTAGAAAACAAGACAAGATCTTTGTCATCGACCACAAAGGTATATctgcagaaaacaaaaaaa CATGTGAACAGCAGATGAGCACCCCTGCGTCCAACCTTTCGAGTCCGGAACAATCTGAGCCGGACAGAACTACACCGTCGCCAGTCTGGCAACTGGTACTACGTCGCGGCCTGGCGGTTCTCGTCATGGTCGCCATCCTCGGGGTCGGAGTGTTCGTCAGCAGGTTCCTGGTCACACTGCAGTCGTCGTGA